The genomic window GAAACATTGAAGAAGATTAAGCGTGTTCTCCATTTCACTGTCTTTGCAGCTTACCATTTGATCCTTGAAACATCATTTTTCACCGACCAAAGATCATTTATAACCGAAAAAAATGCTTCCCGTAAAGAGGACTGTTTAAAAATTGATTCACAGCTACATTTTCCTGGTCGCACTTCTGATGAGCAGTATGCTAATATGGAGGAGTTAGCCGACACTAAAAACTCCATGTCGCAGCATCTTCATGATTCCGACATTACGAATTCCAGCGATTCCAACAGCCAATGTATTCAGTCATCGCGGCCTGATCCAGAACCCTCGACAGATATTATTGGGGACATCTCATATATCAGCTCTGCTGAGTCAACTTCAGGTGATGGGTTTGATGGGTCAAATATTGCTGCTGCTCCAGAAAAGTTAAATACGCATAAAAAGGAAGCATCTGGCAAGAAATTTAAAGAAACTTTTGATGATGAAACGCACACGGGGACTAGGATTTCTCTAAACCCTCAGACCATACTAATTTCGATGTCCAGCCAAAACATCAGGAATAAAGCAGTTTGTGAGCAGAGTCATCTTTCCAGGATAACTTATTATGGGAATTGTGACACATCTCTTGGGATGCATTTGCAAGATACTTTACTTAATGAGGTCATACATCTTAATTATTGTTATATTAATTTAACAAATCATTCATTGGCTTTAATTATGCGTCAGTAACAAGTAGATTACTTGCAGAAGCACAATTGCTTATCATGTGGTGAGCCTCCAGAAGCTCACATGTACTCTTACACCCACCATGATGGTACCCTCACTGTTCTTGTGAAAAGCCTTCCATTGGCGGAAGCACTTTCCGGTGAGGGTCAAAGAAGAATTTGGATGTGGACCAGGTGCTTGAGATGCAGTGGTATGCCCACACCGAGGGTTATAATATCTTCCTCTGCACGCAACCTCTCGTTTGCGAAGTTTTTGGAACTCAGTTTCTCAACACATTCTTCTGCTAAGAAGCTGTCAACATGTGGGCATTTGCTGCACAGGGACTGCCTACGTTTCTTTGGGTAAATTTTAGCAGGATGTTCCTACGTAAACATAGAAGTTCATTTCCAAAATGATATCACTAAAAATTTCTTCCTCTTGCAGGTTGGGATCGAAAGTTGCTGTGTTCAGATACTCATCTATTGAAATATATTCCGCTACTAAGCCACCAATGACTTTGCAGTTCCATAACCCAAACAGAAAAGATTGGCTCGATGTTGAAGTTCAGAGTGTGCGTTTCTACAAATATTTTGCTGCAGCCGTACATTTTTATTTAGCTAAATCATTCCTCATCTTAACATACTTCTATGCTTGAAGGTCCTTGTTGAATGGAAGCTACTTTTCTCTCAAATTGAAAACACAATACAAGGCTTGAAATCAAGATACTCTGGTGAAGCCATGGGGAAGAACACAAACAGTTCAGCATATGAGGGAATATTTTTGGAAGTCAGTAGTATGCTTGCACAAGAAAGGAATGAACTTGAGGTAAGCCTATTTTTTTCTCTAGGTTGATTCTTCTCCTGACCCAAGGGTTGAGTTTTTGACATGTTAATATATCTTCTATATACTAGGTTTCTCTGAAGGCATTTGACCACATTGCAAGGCCTGAGACTTGTGCTCACGAGATTCTTAGCTTGAACTGGCTGTATCAGCAACTTCTTCTTGGATTCTATGTTTGGGATGTCCATTTGTATCATCTTCTTCAGTACATTAAACTTGATGGCGCATCTTCACACAATTCTAACCACAAAAGCATACCGGAGAATGAGCTGAGTTCTAAAAATATTTCCATACCCATACATGGGGACGCACTATCTGTCCTGAATATTGGAGTGGAAAGACTGGGAGCAACTATAAATTCTTCTGACGATTTTGACAATTCTCGTGGTGGCATAATTTCAGAGAAGGATCAGCTTACTGAGAAATCACCAATTAAAGAGCTTGGGTCTTCTCCAGGTGAGGTTGATGAAAATGGgtcacatcaaaatgtgttaccaGTTAAGAATGATGAACACCCTGCACCAGCCAGAGGAAATGAAATTTACCCTGTTGCCATGCCAAGTAAACATTTGCCTGTATTACAAAACTTATTGGATTTCATGAGTGATGACACCAGAGAATGGGTCTGGAATAAGTTGAGTCACTTGGAAATGGAATACAAGAAAGAAATTGAAACTGGTGATTTGAATAAGTTCCATCTCATCAACAAATACACCCCAACTTCTTCATCACTGACACAACTCAAATGTCAAATGAATTTGATGCATTTTGTAGCTGGCCCCTGTGGTAATATTTTGTCAATTGTTGATGAAGAGATATCTAGCATCATTGCTTATGCACTGGCTATATCTGAAGAGCAAGGAATTTATTCTGAAGCTGCATTTGAAAAGGATGAACTTTTATCTAAAAGAAAGCTTGATAAGGTTGCACCTAGCAACTTGGCCAGAGGTACCTCTATGCAGTCATCAGTTATCTCTTCGAAGGAGTCTTTAGAAAAGGATCATAGCCTATTAAACAATACATCGTCATTATCATATGAGGAATCAACATCTGGATTTTATGATTCATTTCTGTCAGCATTAAAAGATATGCATCCTGAAATTTGTCTGAATAGTGAAAAGCTAGGTTTGAAGAGCAAATACACTGTGGTTTCTGTATATGCAAGGCAATTCTATGAGCTTCGGAAGATATGTTGCCCATCCGAGCTTGTGTATATTTCATCCATAAGCCGTTGTAAACTATGGAATGCACAAGGTGGTAAGAGCAATGCTTTTTTTGCGAAATCAATGGATGACAGATTTATCATAAAAGAAATCAAGAAAACAGAGTTTGACTCGTTCTTAAAGTTTGGTCTTGAATATTTCAAGCATTTTAGTGAATCTCAGGTCTCAAGTAACCCTACTTGCCTTGCAAAAATTCTGGGAATATATCAGGTACAGAATGCATTTTCTGCAAAGCTCTACCCTGTTAATGCTTGCACTATTAATTGTTTATGTTCTAATTATCTCTAACCACTATTGTAGGTCAAGGAAATTAGGAATGGCAAGGAGGCAAGGACTAGTTTCATGATTATGGAGAATCTTTTATTTGGCCGTAACATACTGCGTAGATATGATCTGAAGGGTGCTCTTTTCTCACGATATGTTGCTGATTCAACAAATCCAGAAAGTGTACTGTTGGATCAAAATTTTATTGAAGACATGCGTACCATGCCTATCTACATTAAAGGAAAAACCAAAAACTTCATGGAACGTGCTCTTTGGAATGATACATCCTTTCTATGTGTAAGTATGCCTATATTGCCGCAAAGTCGAGTTCATATGCATTTGGGCGTATGTCCATTACGTTGCCTGTGAAGCTCATAAGTTGTGTTTCTTGTGTTTCCAGAACATGAATGTCATGGATTACTCCTTGTTTGTTGGAGTGGACAAACAGAAGAAGGAACTTGTATTCGGGATAATAGATTACTTGAGGCAATATACCTGGGACAAACAACTGGAGTCGTGGGTGAAGACATCGCTTGTGGTCCCCAAGAATCTATCTCCAACAGTAATCTCTCCAAAGGAGTACAAATTAAGATTCAGGGCATTTATGTCTCAGTACTTCAAATCAGTTCCAGATGGTTGAGCCTCGAGGCGTGATCATTTGTGATGTTGGTGCCTGAACTTATCTTGAACTCTTGAGTATGATCCATGCTGCCATGGTCCTTGTCTTGCTGGAAAATATGGTTGAGTCCATGTTTAGCATGCCAACAGAGTCTTATATATGTGTTCAGTGTTTAGTTTCGTTATGTTCATATTTGTGGTGTGTGTATGATTGTCGATATTGCTTCTCGGCTGGTGTACATAGCATTAGGACTTGAGATACCCGCAAAAAGGTCAATGAATGGTGATTGGCATGCACATACCCAAAGAAATGATCTTTGTTGATGATCCTAGGGTGGAACATGTGTAATCAAATTTTGAAATTGGGAATAGATGCTGGTAATAAAACTGTCGAAAATGACTCTCAGAATGCGCAGGGGAGCCGCGCATCTTTCCATAGTGTGAAAGTTTGAGGCTTCTATGTTTTACTTACTTTGTTTAAGCAATGACCGGTAATTTGTGTCTATGAATTTCCATTAGTAGGTCGAGCCTTCTTTTACTACTAATGTTAACGTTTTTAAAATGTTTTCAGCCATTTATTAAACAATACTAGTA from Triticum aestivum cultivar Chinese Spring chromosome 3B, IWGSC CS RefSeq v2.1, whole genome shotgun sequence includes these protein-coding regions:
- the LOC123071593 gene encoding putative 1-phosphatidylinositol-3-phosphate 5-kinase FAB1D isoform X2 → MDGENNVLTCSDSCWYKCSHGIDSSVTNGEMEWLSMQTSSCGTPYNTPYGSPRFSRGSSSSSFASCFSSFGGSLMDTDSEEEIELLDTGQLHPDIFVSDEFMEQGEENLVKEEECEPSHTTVFSGGANIPIPPDQNILSSQTQLETDQGATKESFDAGNVILDTNVSSEPDRDILTNDQLTGTQYGEEVTSLPMPGGEIVPLNEQVMDQVDSNKENTIVYNNILNAESGMKADADSENGINCLYPLVLPSFETDPFIWLPPDPANKEEDVDTLANPDDDSDNDTKWGQSSLNPSFDEEGSNNSREDQLQKAMSEVMNGQFKILVSRFLAAEGFSLSDGATDNIWLDIVASLSWRAALLVKPDANMGNAMDPGLYVKVKCIASGSCQQSEVINGLVFKKTAAHKQMRANIKHPKLLILKGDIGQFSTGLSSMNSMKQESEQLEKTLSDMIGKCRPDVILVEKAVSRNVNEYVQKQGVTLVSDMNIHRLERIALCTGSPIISLQDVRTKTNLIKQCESVNFKKIVEEHNLTAEDGRRSSKTFLFLEGFPKPMGCTILLKGSTSETLKKIKRVLHFTVFAAYHLILETSFFTDQRSFITEKNASRKEDCLKIDSQLHFPGRTSDEQYANMEELADTKNSMSQHLHDSDITNSSDSNSQCIQSSRPDPEPSTDIIGDISYISSAESTSGDGFDGSNIAAAPEKLNTHKKEASGKKFKETFDDETHTGTRISLNPQTILISMSSQNIRNKAVCEQSHLSRITYYGNCDTSLGMHLQDTLLNEKHNCLSCGEPPEAHMYSYTHHDGTLTVLVKSLPLAEALSGEGQRRIWMWTRCLRCSGMPTPRVIISSSARNLSFAKFLELSFSTHSSAKKLSTCGHLLHRDCLRFFGLGSKVAVFRYSSIEIYSATKPPMTLQFHNPNRKDWLDVEVQSVLVEWKLLFSQIENTIQGLKSRYSGEAMGKNTNSSAYEGIFLEVSSMLAQERNELEVSLKAFDHIARPETCAHEILSLNWLYQQLLLGFYVWDVHLYHLLQYIKLDGASSHNSNHKSIPENELSSKNISIPIHGDALSVLNIGVERLGATINSSDDFDNSRGGIISEKDQLTEKSPIKELGSSPGEVDENGSHQNVLPVKNDEHPAPARGNEIYPVAMPSKHLPVLQNLLDFMSDDTREWVWNKLSHLEMEYKKEIETGDLNKFHLINKYTPTSSSLTQLKCQMNLMHFVAGPCGNILSIVDEEISSIIAYALAISEEQGIYSEAAFEKDELLSKRKLDKVAPSNLARGTSMQSSVISSKESLEKDHSLLNNTSSLSYEESTSGFYDSFLSALKDMHPEICLNSEKLGLKSKYTVVSVYARQFYELRKICCPSELVYISSISRCKLWNAQGGKSNAFFAKSMDDRFIIKEIKKTEFDSFLKFGLEYFKHFSESQVSSNPTCLAKILGIYQVKEIRNGKEARTSFMIMENLLFGRNILRRYDLKGALFSRYVADSTNPESVLLDQNFIEDMRTMPIYIKGKTKNFMERALWNDTSFLCNMNVMDYSLFVGVDKQKKELVFGIIDYLRQYTWDKQLESWVKTSLVVPKNLSPTVISPKEYKLRFRAFMSQYFKSVPDG
- the LOC123071593 gene encoding putative 1-phosphatidylinositol-3-phosphate 5-kinase FAB1D isoform X3 produces the protein MSKMCHAVDSEEATMDGENNVLTCSDSCWYKCSHGIDSSVTNGEMEWLSMQTSSCGTPYNTPYGSPRFSRGSSSSSFASCFSSFGGSLMDTDSEEEIELLDTGQLHPDIFVSDEFMEQGEENLVKEEECEPSHTTVFSGGANIPIPPDQNILSSQTQLETDQGATKESFDAGTQYGEEVTSLPMPGGEIVPLNEQVMDQVDSNKENTIVYNNILNAESGMKADADSENGINCLYPLVLPSFETDPFIWLPPDPANKEEDVDTLANPDDDSDNDTKWGQSSLNPSFDEEGSNNSREDQLQKAMSEVMNGQFKILVSRFLAAEGFSLSDGATDNIWLDIVASLSWRAALLVKPDANMGNAMDPGLYVKVKCIASGSCQQSEVINGLVFKKTAAHKQMRANIKHPKLLILKGDIGQFSTGLSSMNSMKQESEQLEKTLSDMIGKCRPDVILVEKAVSRNVNEYVQKQGVTLVSDMNIHRLERIALCTGSPIISLQDVRTKTNLIKQCESVNFKKIVEEHNLTAEDGRRSSKTFLFLEGFPKPMGCTILLKGSTSETLKKIKRVLHFTVFAAYHLILETSFFTDQRSFITEKNASRKEDCLKIDSQLHFPGRTSDEQYANMEELADTKNSMSQHLHDSDITNSSDSNSQCIQSSRPDPEPSTDIIGDISYISSAESTSGDGFDGSNIAAAPEKLNTHKKEASGKKFKETFDDETHTGTRISLNPQTILISMSSQNIRNKAVCEQSHLSRITYYGNCDTSLGMHLQDTLLNEKHNCLSCGEPPEAHMYSYTHHDGTLTVLVKSLPLAEALSGEGQRRIWMWTRCLRCSGMPTPRVIISSSARNLSFAKFLELSFSTHSSAKKLSTCGHLLHRDCLRFFGLGSKVAVFRYSSIEIYSATKPPMTLQFHNPNRKDWLDVEVQSVLVEWKLLFSQIENTIQGLKSRYSGEAMGKNTNSSAYEGIFLEVSSMLAQERNELEVSLKAFDHIARPETCAHEILSLNWLYQQLLLGFYVWDVHLYHLLQYIKLDGASSHNSNHKSIPENELSSKNISIPIHGDALSVLNIGVERLGATINSSDDFDNSRGGIISEKDQLTEKSPIKELGSSPGEVDENGSHQNVLPVKNDEHPAPARGNEIYPVAMPSKHLPVLQNLLDFMSDDTREWVWNKLSHLEMEYKKEIETGDLNKFHLINKYTPTSSSLTQLKCQMNLMHFVAGPCGNILSIVDEEISSIIAYALAISEEQGIYSEAAFEKDELLSKRKLDKVAPSNLARGTSMQSSVISSKESLEKDHSLLNNTSSLSYEESTSGFYDSFLSALKDMHPEICLNSEKLGLKSKYTVVSVYARQFYELRKICCPSELVYISSISRCKLWNAQGGKSNAFFAKSMDDRFIIKEIKKTEFDSFLKFGLEYFKHFSESQVSSNPTCLAKILGIYQVKEIRNGKEARTSFMIMENLLFGRNILRRYDLKGALFSRYVADSTNPESVLLDQNFIEDMRTMPIYIKGKTKNFMERALWNDTSFLCNMNVMDYSLFVGVDKQKKELVFGIIDYLRQYTWDKQLESWVKTSLVVPKNLSPTVISPKEYKLRFRAFMSQYFKSVPDG
- the LOC123071593 gene encoding putative 1-phosphatidylinositol-3-phosphate 5-kinase FAB1D isoform X1, whose translation is MSKMCHAVDSEEATMDGENNVLTCSDSCWYKCSHGIDSSVTNGEMEWLSMQTSSCGTPYNTPYGSPRFSRGSSSSSFASCFSSFGGSLMDTDSEEEIELLDTGQLHPDIFVSDEFMEQGEENLVKEEECEPSHTTVFSGGANIPIPPDQNILSSQTQLETDQGATKESFDAGNVILDTNVSSEPDRDILTNDQLTGTQYGEEVTSLPMPGGEIVPLNEQVMDQVDSNKENTIVYNNILNAESGMKADADSENGINCLYPLVLPSFETDPFIWLPPDPANKEEDVDTLANPDDDSDNDTKWGQSSLNPSFDEEGSNNSREDQLQKAMSEVMNGQFKILVSRFLAAEGFSLSDGATDNIWLDIVASLSWRAALLVKPDANMGNAMDPGLYVKVKCIASGSCQQSEVINGLVFKKTAAHKQMRANIKHPKLLILKGDIGQFSTGLSSMNSMKQESEQLEKTLSDMIGKCRPDVILVEKAVSRNVNEYVQKQGVTLVSDMNIHRLERIALCTGSPIISLQDVRTKTNLIKQCESVNFKKIVEEHNLTAEDGRRSSKTFLFLEGFPKPMGCTILLKGSTSETLKKIKRVLHFTVFAAYHLILETSFFTDQRSFITEKNASRKEDCLKIDSQLHFPGRTSDEQYANMEELADTKNSMSQHLHDSDITNSSDSNSQCIQSSRPDPEPSTDIIGDISYISSAESTSGDGFDGSNIAAAPEKLNTHKKEASGKKFKETFDDETHTGTRISLNPQTILISMSSQNIRNKAVCEQSHLSRITYYGNCDTSLGMHLQDTLLNEKHNCLSCGEPPEAHMYSYTHHDGTLTVLVKSLPLAEALSGEGQRRIWMWTRCLRCSGMPTPRVIISSSARNLSFAKFLELSFSTHSSAKKLSTCGHLLHRDCLRFFGLGSKVAVFRYSSIEIYSATKPPMTLQFHNPNRKDWLDVEVQSVLVEWKLLFSQIENTIQGLKSRYSGEAMGKNTNSSAYEGIFLEVSSMLAQERNELEVSLKAFDHIARPETCAHEILSLNWLYQQLLLGFYVWDVHLYHLLQYIKLDGASSHNSNHKSIPENELSSKNISIPIHGDALSVLNIGVERLGATINSSDDFDNSRGGIISEKDQLTEKSPIKELGSSPGEVDENGSHQNVLPVKNDEHPAPARGNEIYPVAMPSKHLPVLQNLLDFMSDDTREWVWNKLSHLEMEYKKEIETGDLNKFHLINKYTPTSSSLTQLKCQMNLMHFVAGPCGNILSIVDEEISSIIAYALAISEEQGIYSEAAFEKDELLSKRKLDKVAPSNLARGTSMQSSVISSKESLEKDHSLLNNTSSLSYEESTSGFYDSFLSALKDMHPEICLNSEKLGLKSKYTVVSVYARQFYELRKICCPSELVYISSISRCKLWNAQGGKSNAFFAKSMDDRFIIKEIKKTEFDSFLKFGLEYFKHFSESQVSSNPTCLAKILGIYQVKEIRNGKEARTSFMIMENLLFGRNILRRYDLKGALFSRYVADSTNPESVLLDQNFIEDMRTMPIYIKGKTKNFMERALWNDTSFLCNMNVMDYSLFVGVDKQKKELVFGIIDYLRQYTWDKQLESWVKTSLVVPKNLSPTVISPKEYKLRFRAFMSQYFKSVPDG